Proteins co-encoded in one Armatimonadota bacterium genomic window:
- a CDS encoding glycoside hydrolase family 2 TIM barrel-domain containing protein: protein MRVSLRVIPAWLVIASTVLVTAGPLVERTVRVTGTPGAYRLEVDGRPWYVQGVSFSLNEDPDDPSEPLTPTRLAVHLRRIRALGANTIRRYGYTDDLPAILDAARDHGLMVILGFWLDHDVDYLRDQRRLDMYRRRVQEWVLRFRRHPAVLMWALGNETWGLLKKTYPRAHELFPQREAFYRFVNDLALLVKALDPAHPVMVVDEHAPDEPEHLGLGASLAMFRRLVPAADVFGVNSYFEQDISNLHATVMRAQIGRPYLVAEFGPPGYWLPHRVVDDLGQPVEPSDVVKARAYAANWQQYVVAYRGWNLGGNAFTWKDKHEGSFTWFGLTDSRDRLKPAYWALREAWTGQPAPSGRPVVAAVVLYKRWMRPEESFIVQTRLLPALDPARYRYTYLIAPVTMTHVTAQFTSDLPQVTLESPGTPGIYRLYVYVTTRDDRWVSTGSVTFGVYDAPRTP, encoded by the coding sequence GTGCGTGTGTCGCTGCGGGTGATTCCTGCCTGGCTGGTCATCGCAAGCACGGTGCTTGTGACCGCCGGACCGCTCGTGGAGCGGACGGTGCGCGTCACGGGAACGCCAGGAGCCTACCGGCTTGAAGTCGATGGACGTCCGTGGTACGTGCAGGGTGTTTCATTCTCGCTCAACGAGGACCCCGACGACCCCAGCGAGCCCCTGACGCCCACCCGGCTCGCTGTGCACCTCCGGCGCATCCGCGCCCTGGGGGCCAACACGATTCGGCGTTACGGCTACACGGACGATCTCCCGGCCATTCTCGACGCAGCGCGTGACCACGGGCTGATGGTCATCCTGGGGTTCTGGTTGGACCACGACGTCGACTACCTGCGGGATCAGCGGCGTCTGGATATGTACCGGCGGCGCGTCCAGGAGTGGGTGCTGCGGTTCCGGCGACATCCTGCGGTGCTCATGTGGGCGCTGGGGAATGAAACGTGGGGTTTGCTGAAGAAGACGTACCCGCGGGCGCACGAGCTGTTTCCGCAGCGCGAGGCGTTCTACAGGTTTGTGAACGACCTTGCCCTGCTGGTGAAGGCGTTGGATCCTGCCCATCCCGTTATGGTGGTGGACGAACACGCACCCGACGAGCCCGAGCACCTGGGTCTGGGGGCCTCGCTGGCGATGTTTCGCCGTCTCGTCCCGGCCGCGGACGTCTTTGGTGTGAACAGCTACTTCGAGCAAGACATCAGCAATCTGCACGCCACGGTCATGCGCGCACAGATCGGACGACCGTACCTCGTGGCCGAGTTCGGGCCGCCGGGGTACTGGTTACCGCATCGAGTTGTGGACGACCTGGGACAGCCGGTCGAACCCTCCGACGTCGTCAAGGCCAGGGCGTACGCCGCGAACTGGCAGCAGTACGTGGTGGCCTACCGAGGGTGGAACCTGGGAGGCAACGCGTTTACGTGGAAGGACAAACACGAGGGATCGTTCACGTGGTTCGGCCTGACCGACTCCCGCGATCGGCTCAAGCCGGCGTACTGGGCGCTGCGGGAGGCATGGACGGGTCAGCCGGCGCCGTCCGGACGGCCCGTCGTCGCTGCGGTGGTCCTCTACAAGCGTTGGATGCGGCCCGAGGAGTCGTTCATCGTGCAAACGCGGTTACTCCCGGCACTGGATCCTGCCCGGTACCGGTACACGTACCTGATCGCCCCCGTCACCATGACGCACGTGACCGCGCAGTTCACGTCCGACCTGCCGCAGGTCACGCTGGAGAGTCCGGGCACCCCCGGGATCTACCGGTTGTACGTGTATGTCACCACGCGGGACGATCGGTGGGTCAGCACCGGCAGTGTCACCTTCGGTGTGTACGACGCGCCCCGGACGCCCTAG
- a CDS encoding glycosyl hydrolase: MRRHWKTVRLLLLAGWLLVLWWGGRWSVERLAAAALRWRPAPPAPFSLDDLRRPPQGCYLGIYMPFVPQEMQPLKTLERRVGRGFTMISLYQAWGSRREQQFDPAPLNRILAHGAVPVLTWEPWVTDFEGYGLPPMPDRQFRNLQAIARGDYDFYLRRWARDARRWGRPLLIRLGHEMNATWYPWGERAYGNTAQDYVAMWRHVVEVFRQEGATNVLWVWSIAQRPFQGLYPGAGWVDWVGVTVLNFGTVPPGWRWRSFPELFRPLYRELAPLGKPIMIAEVGSAEDGGDKAAWVWEAMTSLKTEFAAVRAFMWFNNAQDIYWPINWSLTSSPGVVQAFRRAAADPYFIAPPR, from the coding sequence ATGCGGCGCCACTGGAAGACCGTTCGCCTGCTGCTGCTGGCCGGCTGGCTGCTGGTTCTGTGGTGGGGCGGGCGCTGGAGCGTTGAGCGCCTCGCGGCCGCGGCCCTGCGATGGCGCCCCGCGCCACCAGCACCGTTCTCCCTGGACGACCTTCGCCGCCCGCCCCAGGGCTGCTACCTGGGCATCTACATGCCGTTCGTTCCGCAGGAGATGCAGCCGCTCAAGACGCTGGAACGCCGGGTGGGCCGGGGCTTCACGATGATCAGCCTGTACCAGGCCTGGGGGAGCCGTAGGGAACAGCAGTTCGACCCGGCTCCGCTCAACCGCATCCTGGCGCACGGTGCCGTACCGGTCCTCACATGGGAACCCTGGGTAACGGACTTCGAGGGATACGGGCTCCCGCCGATGCCAGATCGGCAGTTCCGTAACCTGCAAGCGATCGCCCGGGGCGACTACGACTTCTACCTGCGACGCTGGGCGCGCGATGCGCGCCGGTGGGGCCGTCCGCTGCTGATCCGCCTGGGGCACGAGATGAACGCCACCTGGTATCCGTGGGGGGAACGCGCGTACGGCAACACCGCACAGGACTACGTCGCCATGTGGCGTCACGTGGTCGAAGTCTTTCGGCAGGAAGGCGCCACCAACGTCCTCTGGGTCTGGTCGATCGCCCAGCGACCGTTCCAGGGTCTCTACCCTGGCGCTGGATGGGTCGACTGGGTAGGCGTCACGGTGCTGAACTTCGGGACCGTGCCCCCTGGCTGGCGATGGCGATCGTTCCCGGAGCTCTTCCGGCCGCTCTACCGGGAACTGGCACCGTTGGGCAAGCCGATCATGATCGCCGAGGTCGGGTCGGCTGAAGACGGCGGTGACAAGGCTGCGTGGGTATGGGAAGCCATGACGTCGCTCAAGACCGAGTTTGCGGCCGTGCGCGCGTTCATGTGGTTCAACAACGCGCAGGACATCTACTGGCCCATCAACTGGTCACTGACGTCGTCGCCCGGCGTGGTCCAGGCGTTCCGCCGCGCCGCAGCGGATCCGTACTTCATCGCCCCGCCGCGGTGA
- a CDS encoding cellulose synthase catalytic subunit, which yields MTCLERLVTWLLVSIGLLALVHFFAWWTTPGHVASLPLFILFTAAAWFSAFRMFANWFALLHVERPAHRPPPPGWTVDVMTTAAPGEPLALFETTLPALVNLRYPHRTYLLDDSGREELRRLCEALGVHYLRRPHPGTGGKASNVNYGLAHTTGEFVAIFDPDHVPVPEFLDRVLGYFTDPRVGYVQAPQVYHNEHETAVARGAAEQTYELYGPTMMGLHGLEAPLVFGCHTTFRRTALESIGGYAVHNAEDLRTAMRLTAAGWKGVYVPEVLARGLAPADLATFFRQQFRWAHSVCDLFFRDFWRLLPRWNVFQAVTFFMVGTYYFVGPAILVNLLLPPFLLFAGVRGVADTAASFLTHLGPLVACNLVIRRWGQRYLLRAEERGWHPLGMVLLFASAFVHTAGLVAALIGVRVPYLVTYKTRQPSGLRHVRLHLLVGTVSIAAVLHAFVTAQPDAAMLELLALWNTAMMGAAVWIALEEETYYRRQRASSPRGEGTGVHAAPLEDRSPAAAGRLAAGSVVGRALER from the coding sequence ATGACGTGCCTCGAACGGCTCGTCACCTGGCTGCTAGTGTCGATTGGCCTGCTAGCGCTGGTCCACTTCTTCGCGTGGTGGACCACGCCGGGGCACGTGGCCAGCCTGCCGCTGTTCATCCTCTTCACGGCCGCCGCGTGGTTCTCGGCGTTTCGCATGTTCGCCAACTGGTTCGCCCTCCTGCACGTCGAGCGTCCTGCCCATCGGCCCCCGCCGCCCGGATGGACGGTGGACGTCATGACCACCGCGGCGCCGGGAGAACCACTGGCGTTGTTCGAAACGACGCTGCCTGCGCTGGTCAACCTCCGCTACCCCCACAGGACGTATCTGCTGGACGACAGCGGCCGCGAGGAACTCCGGCGATTGTGCGAGGCGCTCGGGGTCCACTACCTTCGTCGCCCGCACCCCGGAACAGGAGGCAAGGCCAGCAACGTCAACTACGGCCTCGCCCACACCACCGGCGAGTTCGTCGCCATCTTCGACCCCGACCACGTGCCGGTCCCCGAGTTCCTGGACAGGGTCCTCGGCTACTTCACCGACCCCCGCGTCGGCTACGTCCAAGCCCCGCAGGTCTACCACAACGAACACGAGACGGCGGTGGCCCGGGGCGCCGCAGAGCAGACCTACGAACTCTACGGGCCCACCATGATGGGGCTCCACGGCCTGGAGGCCCCCCTGGTGTTCGGCTGCCATACCACCTTCCGGCGCACCGCCCTCGAGTCCATCGGGGGCTACGCCGTGCACAACGCCGAGGACCTGCGCACCGCCATGCGCCTAACGGCCGCCGGCTGGAAGGGCGTCTACGTACCGGAGGTGTTGGCCCGAGGACTGGCGCCAGCCGATCTTGCTACCTTTTTCCGTCAGCAGTTCCGGTGGGCCCACAGCGTGTGCGACCTCTTCTTCCGTGACTTCTGGCGGCTGCTGCCCCGCTGGAATGTGTTCCAGGCCGTCACCTTCTTCATGGTGGGCACCTACTACTTCGTCGGACCGGCCATCCTGGTGAACCTCCTCCTGCCGCCCTTCCTGCTGTTCGCAGGCGTGCGCGGCGTCGCGGACACCGCCGCGTCCTTCCTGACCCATCTGGGCCCCCTGGTGGCGTGCAACTTGGTCATCCGACGGTGGGGCCAGCGGTACCTGCTGCGGGCTGAGGAGCGCGGCTGGCATCCGCTCGGCATGGTGCTGTTGTTCGCAAGCGCCTTCGTACACACCGCAGGCCTGGTGGCAGCCCTGATCGGCGTCCGGGTACCCTATCTGGTGACGTACAAGACGCGCCAGCCCAGCGGACTGCGTCACGTGCGCCTCCACCTACTGGTGGGTACGGTTTCCATAGCGGCGGTGCTGCACGCCTTCGTCACCGCGCAACCCGATGCCGCCATGTTGGAACTCCTGGCTCTGTGGAACACCGCCATGATGGGAGCCGCGGTCTGGATCGCCCTGGAGGAGGAAACGTATTACCGGCGACAGCGCGCAAGCTCGCCGCGCGGAGAGGGGACTGGCGTGCATGCGGCGCCACTGGAAGACCGTTCGCCTGCTGCTGCTGGCCGGCTGGCTGCTGGTTCTGTGGTGGGGCGGGCGCTGGAGCGTTGA